The Bubalus kerabau isolate K-KA32 ecotype Philippines breed swamp buffalo chromosome 10, PCC_UOA_SB_1v2, whole genome shotgun sequence sequence GCTGAATTCTCTGTTACATTTAGTTCACTCTGCGGTTGCTGAGTGAACTGAACAATTTGGTTTCAAGTTGTTTGGATGTCTCTGATTTctgaattcttcagttcagttcagtcgctcagtcatgtccaactctttgcaaccccagggactgcaccttgccaggcttccctgtccatcaccaactcctggagctttctcaaactcattgagttggtgataccatccaaccgtctcatcctctgtcgtcgccttcttctcctgccttcaatctttctcagcatcagggtcttttccaatgagtcagttcttcacatcaggtggccaaagtattggagcttcagcttcagaataagtccttccaatgaatattcagtactgatttcctttaggattgactggtttgatctccttgcagtccaaaggactctcaagagtcttttccaacaccacagttcaaaggcatcaattctttggctctcagctttctttatggtccaactctcacatccatacatgactactgaaaaaaaccatagctttgattagatggacctttgttggcaaagtagtgtctctgctttttaatatgctgtctagattggtcatagcttttcttccaaagagcaagtgtcttttaatttcatggctgcagtcaccatctgcagtgattttggagcccaagaaaataaagtttctcactgtttctattgtttccccatctatttgccatgaagggatgggaccgaatgccatggtcttagttttttgaatgttgagtttcttaAAAAGATTCAAATATGGTAATTTGTAGATTACAAAGCATGATTATCACTTTAACTCAAGTACCTATGTCCAGTCAAATTGGCTTATTATAACTATCCTTTTAGAACATGTGGCCTTAACAAaaagagaacaacaacaacaaaaaatcctaaCAGATCTTTTAAAAccataatggattttttttttcccgagAAAATTCCTGTACTTAATGGTTAGGCTAAAAGAGACTCTTGTCATATGTTCACTGTTTTCATTCCTGAGTGGGACATAACATCTGGTTTTGATAAGACCTTTATTTTGTGGCATCGCTTGGGCAGATGGGCCTCCTTGTCCTGTCCACCTGCTGTTTGGCTGTGGTGGGGATCTCCTCCCTGTGGGCGCTCAATGGGTCCTCAGTCACAGTGTATTTGGATTCTCCTAGTCAGATACACAAATCCTCACTCATCAGGGTTGTGAGGATAGACTAGAAGAGCTGCAGCCAGTCCCAACTAGCTGAGTCTCCCGCTCTCTGGGCCTGGTCTCCCTCTCGTCGCCTCTCTTCTGCAGCTtctgcctccccagccctggcccaCATGATTTACCCCCCAAACACTCCCCTGTCTTTAGTGCCCACTTTTGGTCCTCACTGTAAGGCCTCTAGGGCCTGGGCCACTTGCTTCTAGAATAAAATGTTCATAAATTATATTTGTTGCAGTTGTgatatgctttaaatatttttactatgtattataaaacaattatcccTTTCCACCACAGCCAttcaactcttaaaaaaaaaaaacccaaagcgtTAACACTCCTAGGAACTCCTCTCACCCAGCCTTCTGTCAGGCCGTATTTGATCCCGGAAACTGTCTTTAGAAACCCAACTGTGGGGAATGCTGCCTCCCACATGGCTGGGCTCAGCCCTTAGAGAAGCCCTTGATTCTACTGCAGCCAAGGCAGCTAGTGTTTAATTATTTCATGCCCTCACAGACCTAATATTTACATTCAGGTGAACTGTGTTTAATATGTAAACTCTGCAAAATGTGGGGAGTTCAAGGATAAAAGTTGGGAGGAAGAAGCAAAAATGTTCAAATGGTTTTCAAAGCGTGACTCAGTGTgattctttctgtgtgtgtctgtctgtgtgctcTTCAGGGACGACTTCCTGTCCCCAAGGAAGTGAACCGCAAGAAGGATGGCGGGATCGGGGATGCCTCCCTGACTCCACTTGGCAGCAATGAACTCCACTCCCCAGGAACCAGTTACCTCCACTCTTTTTAATCACCTCCATTTGTATTACATATGGTGTATGGGTATTGATGAGGTCATGGTATCATATATgggatttttttctgtgtaaatcATCAAGTATAAGAAGAAACTATGGGACTCTGAGCCTTGCTTTAGAGATGTACAGTGGACAAATAGGTATCATCAAACCAGTTTTTAATCATTCTGACTCAAGTGAAAACGCTCAGAATTTCACACTGTGAATCCACGTTTACAACCCTTACAGGTGGGCCTTCAGGCCTGGTTTGCTACGACGATGTCTTCCACAACTCAACCCCCCTCTGCTCTCACACAACCGGTCCACTTCTGCCTTTTCACTCACACAGCTCCTGACTGCTTCTTGCAGAGGCTGAGagtccccttttttttttttttttttttttttcatttagatgtAACAAGCCTAGTAGTTTATGTTCATCAATTGTCTGTATATCTCTATATTTTATCCATGTACTCTTTTGATGTATAGAAGTAGTTTGAAACTCATTGTTTCCTTGTGGTAAGTGACCGAGATGCTGCCACAGGACCTGAGACACTGATGAATGGTGCTATTTTGGACTTTCAACATGCTCCTTGGCGAGGTAGCTCTGAtggagttattttttattttcatgttctaAGAAGGTGTTGGTACTCTGTTTCCCTGAATGTCGTTCTCTAGACTGGATTGACTTGTTCTCCTTGTGTCTTCAGTGTGGCTTTCTTCTTCAGCGTTGTAGGTTGAGCGAGTGCCACCGCAGAGCAGGAGACTCCCGTCTCGCGGGCTGGCACTCCCGGACACGCAGTCACTGTAGCGGGAGCAATCACAAAACTGTAATTTCCTTACCAAATCTCTTCCTTTCAGTAGCCTCGCCTGCCTAACTTAGTGAACGAAAAGCAATAATTTGACAGGCGTTTTTAGGTGTCTCTTTTGgttctttcatttgaaaaaatattcagggggaaaggggaaaacgtttattttttttctttttataaatgccCTCTGGGGGGGAAAAATTAGCATCTCAGTAGGAACATGAAAGTTACACCTTTCCCAAAAATTAggttgaagaaactgtctttaccccccacccccaaaaatttttttttaaaaggcagagcaCTCTTTTTCAACAGTCCTGATAAGCAAGGTGTAGATTTTACATTTTTGTCCTTGCTCCCAatgaaatggataaacaaaaatacaatcaGACAATACCATCTACTCATGGAATGTTGTTGTGTTAGCCAGTCTGAAAGCCCACCTTGATTTTTATATAACTGTCTTCTAGCTCTTCCTTTGACAGGGCAGGCTTTGTTCTGAACTGTTCCGCTTCTGACTGTTACACATCGACTGACGCATGCGCTGCACTTCTTCGTTCTCTTCTCGCTCCCCATTGGCCTGAGTTTCCTGTGCATTTCCCCCTACCTCCTTTGTTAGAGTAGGTGTATCCGCTGTGTAAATAGAGCAAGAAAACAGTATTCTGCATCTGTGGCATTTACGTAGAGTTGCAGTTGTGTACTGCTGAATATGCAGGCTTTTGTAACAATGTGATCTTTACTGATGCACTCACGACAAGTACCCAATGTATTTTAGCTATTTTAGTAgtatttgttcaataaatatgcaAGCTGTATGGTAACTGGCTTGGCTCATCATTGGAAATGCCTACTTTTGAATACTTACACTGTCTCATGTTAATTCATGTGCTCTCAGAGACCCAAAAGTAGATCCAAGGGCAAATATCAATAGAGATAGAATCAGCTCTGCCTTTCATGCATTTTCCCTTCTGAGGGTTTTATGAGATAAGGGCCTAGGCAACGGCTCATTGGGATGGTATTTGTAGAGCTGCCTATGGATACAAAGGAGAATTAAACCAAGCCCCTTTTATTTCtgtacttttgtttttctctttccatgcACTCCCTCACACCTCAAAACATTCTTTTTTGCCCTTGCCATAAAGACTTACTCTGTGGTGTTTTTTACCCTTACcaaaagatacttgcttcttcatggaatatttgcacatacacacaaaaatgtataaatgtataagaAAAGTTTTGTAAGTGGGTAGAATTTTGAGATAGAATTTTAAGTCATGAATTCACATGTACCCAGCTACCTGTTATCTAGATCTTATCTAGATCTAGAGAAGCATCACC is a genomic window containing:
- the NREP gene encoding neuronal regeneration-related protein, with the translated sequence MVYYPELSVWVCQEPFPDKEMEGRLPKGRLPVPKEVNRKKDGGIGDASLTPLGSNELHSPGTSYLHSF